The DNA region ccttgctttgtgcacgggggcattgtcatgctgaaacaggaaaggaccttccccaaactgttgccacaaagttggaagcacggaatcgtctagaatgtcattgtatgctgtagcattaagatttcccttcacaggaactaaggggcctagcccaaaccacagaaaacagccccagaccattatttctcctacgcattctcctggcatccgccaaacccagatccgtcggactgccagatggtgaagcgtgattcatcattccagagaacgcgtttccactgctgtagagtccaatggcggtgagctttacaccactccagccgacgcttggcattgcgcatggtgatcttagacttgtgtgtggctgctcagccatggaaacccatttcacgaagctcccgacggacagttattgtgctgacgttgcttccagaggcaatatggaactcggtagtgagtgttgcaactgaggacactCGATATTTactcgctacgcgcttcagcacttgatagtcccgttctgtgagcttatgtggcctaccacttcgcggctgagccgttgttgctcctagaggtATCCACTTCACcgtacttacagttgaccagggcagctctagcagggcagaaatttgacaaactgacttgttgggaaggtggcatcctatgacagtgacacgttgaaagtcactgagctcttcagtaaggcccttctgttgccaatgtttgtctatggagattgcatggcagtgtgctcgatttatacaccgggtgtggctgaaatagccgaatccactaatttgaaggggtgtccacatacctttgtatatatagtgtatgaatAATTTTAGCTGTTTCACTTTCAATATAGCATACTTCAAAGTGTCAGTAAAGTAGATATATTAAGAAAGATTTACAGAATCAGTCCATTTACAGTAATGTGGCAGAATATAAACAAATTCAGTCTGGTGGAAAAAATGGGACAACACATTAGACACAATTTGAATAGCAATATACATTTATGATTCAGTTTCTACAGTGAATTTATCACATATTACATGGTAATCCATGGAAATGTCATGAAAATCTGGACATTACTGTTGATTTAAAGCCTTTTGCTGAATTATAAGTAACTTAATTTCGGCCATACAGCTCAAACAACATCAAACACACAACATTTCTCAACTGTATGCAATTTGTCAATCCATGGCCCCTGTCACACGGATAGGTTGGGCTTATTCATGGCCTGGGCTTCATATGCGATGCAGATCTGAAGAAGGTGAAGATGTGTGGTGTAGATAGGAGCGCTTCAGAGGATTGTGTAAGAGATGGTGGCAGTCTTACGGTAGACACCCAAAGCAGGCGGGGTGGGCACAGATCTCACACAGATCTGGAGACGTGATGGCATCCACTGGGGAGagacaacaataacacacaaggTTAACATATGGCTATGGCTGCCATAGTGTCAGATACAATGCTAATATTGACCATGGGAGGAAGTGAATCAGCCTCGTTAAAGGGTTTACAGAGCAAAATAGAGGCATTTCTTTGTCTCGCACACTTTATTGCACTCAAATGCTATTTGTTCAGCTTTCATTGGGCTCTTGTGAGTAGAATCACTCGTGAGCAACACACATAAATCATGTCGTTAAGTGGACGTAGAAGGATATATTATACGCAGGAATCATTCTCTTTAGGTAGCAGGACTGGCTGTGTCCAGGCCAACATCTGCTGCTTGTTGTAGCAAGCCATCTACTGCAACAGCCTGCGTATGTGTTCCAGCTCTCTGCTACAGCTAACAACAGGTGCTGTGAGAGCATATGCCTCAGTCTCCGAGAATCGCTTTCCTGGGTTGTCCATGTGTGCTCATGTGGAATCAAAAGAGGAAATATGTCAATACTGTCACATCTGTGACAGCATTGCTCAAGTAGTTATGGGGGATCATGTTGTTGATCGTATAAAAAGGATGAATGATATGGGATGGATGTAGTGTCTCTAACACTCAGTAAATCCTGCCAGGTTACAGAGCACTTTGGCTGCCGCTACTGGTGGTTAGAGGTCGTCAGCTGATAACAAGGCAGATATTCATCAGTGTTTCACTGAAACCATTCAATGTGCTAATGACTACCAATAGATGCTGAACCCTTCAGAGTCAATCCCTTGAGGATGGATTACGTTTCCACTATCATTGACTTCAAACGCCTTTCAATCTGCATACACCCTTCACTGAGTACACAACATCAATTCAGTTCAGAACAGGCCCCATAGGGAGGTTGTGGGGTCtttaaaggagtagttcactattttacaacttgacGTTAGATGattcctcaccctgaaagtagaCTAGGGCCAGGAcaaactgtaatccatggttcagtTCTCTTTAAACAGCTATTACAAGcttcagctaactttagccaccgcTAGCTAAACGTCTATGGAAGTGATGGGGGCATTATGGCCAAATCACCTTTAAGGAACATCAAACCAAATATGGAGTTAATTTCAGGTGATTTGGGAATTATTTTTTAAAACATGCTCACATGCCCCCATCACCTACATTGATTCTTAGCTAGTGGTGAAAGTTTGTAATGGCTGTTTAAAGAAAACggaaccatggattacagtttctcctggcccatagactactttcaggatGAGCAACCATCCAacaagttgtaaaatagtgaatTACTACTACTTCtttaaagagtatcttaaatcaATCCCACGGTGCCCCCGCCCGAAAAACGAACGAACAAACAACAATTAAACAACGaaatggggcctcccgagtggcacagtggtctaaggcgctgcatcgcagtgcttgaggcgtcactacagacccgggttcgatcccaggctgtgtcacaaccggctgtgaccgggagtcccatagggtggcacacaattggcccagcatcatgagggtttggctgggggggtgttacttggctcattgtgctctagcgactccttgtggtgggctgggtgcctgcaggctggtcgtcagttgaatggtgtttcctccaacacattggtgcagctggcttccgggttaagtgggcaggtgttaagaagcacaGTTTGGCGGGGgacatgtttcggaggacgcaagatttgaccttcgcctctcccgagctcgttggggagttgcagcgatgagacaagattgtaattggatgtcacgaaaaagggggtaaaataatgAATGCACTTTTTCCTACTGGCACTGACTTTGGgaatctctggataagagcgtctgctaaattactaaaatgtaaatgtaaacattttgTGAAAACAGGTCACCTTCCCCACCAACTCCAACAACTTCAAAAACGCTGAAGCAGGTAATAGCCTATAGCTTGTGTTTGAATGCTAAAATGTACAGTTTATGGATTTTTACAACAGATAAGGTGGATAGGGGCAATAAGACAAACCATTTTTAAAGTCATATACCAATATTGAATGACAATATTTCAGTCCACCCACTACTCAAAGCACTGTTTGTTTATGGCACAGCCTTACCTAGCCTAGAGAAGACCATGGCTGCCCCTTTTCCCTGGCACACTGGATAGAAGGCCTGTGGCAGGACAGGGTTGTAACAGACAGAGACCATGTTGGTGTTGATCAACCGCGGGTTAACCATGGCATCTGCGTCCATCAGCTCCTTCAAAGCTTTCACAGTCTCTAGGGGATAGCTCCGTTCTCCATCCTGGACACGGTGAAACACATGGATGAGATGGTGAATTCTCTAATTTACCCTTGCATAACCCTTAATTTTCAACATTAGGTTGACATTATTAGACAACCAAATGTGTTGTTCCACTATTAATGTGACAGGTTTATAGAGGTGATTCTCATAGCGTAAGAGATTATTATACAGATAAGCCAGTTAATAACCTTGTGAATGAGTTCAAAAGAAGTGTAACGGTGTGTGGATTCCAAACAAGAATGAATAAACCCCAACAGAATGAATTGCTATATGATAATTAAAACCAAACAAAAAGAAGATAGCTTTTTAATGCTCTATACAATTAATGGGCAGTCAGTCATAGtctggccgtcattgtaaatcaTAGTTTGTTCTTgattgacttgcctggttaaataaagttgaaaGAAATAGAGAACAGTGTCAAATGTTGATGCTCTCCTCTGACTTGACAATGGCCCCACATCTCTTTAGTGGTCTATCATGAAGTTCTTAGTCAAAGTGCGTTGTTATAAGGGATCTATTTCTTTATCAGTCTGTTGTTAAAAGGGATCTATTTCTTTATCAGTGTGTTGTTGAAAGTGATCTATTTCTCTAGTTTCACTAACTTATCTTCACATGTGTAAACCAGTATCTCTAAACTCCAGACACTTACAGATATCGTTAATCAAATAACAAACCCTATACACCTCCAGAAGAATGTCCTTCCCCCATGTCTCAAACAACAAAGAGTCACAAAACTCCAAACATTTCTGACCATGGACATAAAGAAGAGATATACTCACCCTAATCTCAACACTCAGTGAGCCCCAGAGGATACAGGAGGTCAATACAAGACAAACACTCAGTGGTTTCATTTTCAGCTTCGCCCGGATGTCTCAGAGAGCCTtgagatgcagagagaggagCCTACAGCTTGAATTGAGGTGTGCCTCTGCTCTGCCCTTTATAAACCCATCGCTGGACAGATTAAGTCACTTATTAACGCAGGGGCTGGGTGCCTATCTgataacaaaacacaaatgtgttATGCCACAGCATCCTATTTTTTTTCTTTATCAACCTCTGTAGATGCCCCTGTCactatgttgtttgtatgctttTATTGTTGACATGATGTTCCATATTGACGTCCTTAGTGCCAATTAAACATCCTATAAATCTAATTTCTCCCATCTCACCCACAGTCATTTATCATTAAACCCTGATAACAAAGCAACAGGCTATCTGTCCAAATGTATAGTGCTTGTTTGCATTTTAGGTCTGATAGTGACCTTGTCAAATTGTTTGAATAGGTCTGTCTAATAGTCCTCCAAATATTTGTGATGTTTGCAATCTGCAACATGGAGGCTGAGGCTGTAATTCAATCAAACCTGCCACAACAATGCGTATGCTGTGACTTTGTTTACAATCTACCTATGACGTGCACACACTTCCTTTGGCTGGAAACTGGAAGCATCTATCTGTGATGAATCTACCTGATAGTATTAGAGGTACCATTGTCTATGACTGTTGTtatttcaaacaataacaaagtgggcACCTGCCACtgtttttggtaaacagctgagggatgggctggagaaatgtaaattcatagacagagatatggatgcaaggactaacCAGACATgacatcaaaattatagttttaaccatggtttgaggctatacagtgttaacaattacattgtttacaaacaatggtgTAAAACAAGCGTATATTTTGGCAGTACGACAGTagaactaagctcatgaagcatttataagttatattcttcaagaatcaatgggtacatatcattaacttaaaagtcaaaaaatggatgtagcaatcgAAGATTGCCCATTTAATACTGCAATGTAGGTTTGATTGAATTGAGTTATTTGGCTGCATGTTATTTTTAATGACACAAAGGATATTCTAACAGTTGTCTCTTTGCTTGTCAGTCAGCATTACAAAGAGAATGTGGCAGAATACATACTTTACATTTTCTGGCACATTCACTCTGGCTCCAAGAGTAAAAATGGTAGAATGGCCTAAAAACACTGAAGGTTACTAGTGATTGTCTCTTTGTGCTTGTGAACTGTATCACTATTTGTATTTAATGCCAATAATAGTACTTAACTACACATCTAAACAACACATAGCCTACAAATAACATTGGGAGCATCAACTACATTAGGGCCGGGCACTTGGCAGCTCTGGTCTTAGAGGGATGCATACTGTAGCTAACACAATGGGATTCTAAAATGAAGACTATAATTAGTAGATTTTTTGAGTCAGATGTGTTAGCTAAGGATGGGGCAATAAGCTTCCCACGCTACAAGTTCGAAATACGGAGCAGAATCTGGAAGGTTGATGGTTCAATTCCCAACACTGGCAACACTGAGAGTTATAGGATTTGAAGATCTACAGGTACTAGCTAGAGGGTTGCTGTTATTTATTACTGTTGTGCAATCTACTACTGTCTATGAATTTACAATATATACCAACAAATCAATGTCTAGGTAGTGAAGCAAAAGCACAGTGACAATAGAATAGACTGTGGGACGtaagttgtgcactggggcagcACTTAGCCTTAAGATGTACCATTAACCTCTCaattgatgtgtgtgtgcgtgtgcgtgtgtgtgtgtttatgcatgtgtgctcgcgtttgtgtgtttgtgtattttttGGGGAAAGACACAAATTTCAAGTTTCAAACAAAAGTGAATAAAGTATTATTCTCTGTGTTGTGCCAATATCAGCCAGTTTATCAGATATGTTATATTCAAGGTTTGCTGTTGCAGTTGGTAGACCACTCACTGAAACAACATTACATGTtcttcaaatattttttattaaacatgaggcatttataaacaTACAAAAGAATACAAAAAACCCCAAAACAAAAATACATCTCTACATTAAATAAGTACAAAGCCTGGTAAGATAGAACTGTAACATATCAAAATGAAAGTCAAGTGATAAAAGGAAAATAAAAGAAGTAGACAAATAAGTGCTGAATAAAGCTCCAAAGTAACAGTTTCTAGAAAATGAGCCAtcatttaatatatattttttaatttgtgGTCCAGTTATATGGGCCAATCATGTGTGAGGATGGCAATTTGTATACATGAAATCCACATTGTTGTCACAATATTCAGAATGATCATGTGGGTGGCTTGTCTTCTGCTGGCAGTCAGGTTGATATCTTGCCTAACAGCCTGTGCAGGCAACAAAGGCACAGATCTCACAAATGTCTATAGGCATAGCAGCTGGAAGAAAGAAGACAAAGGTACAGTGTTAAAAACATGTTTCAAAATCACTAAATCAATTCAAACTACAACCACACATTGCAGAGATCAACTAGTATAAAAGAGAGAGCGACGTTCTATAAAATTCTGATAAATGACTCGCCATCAGCAAATTATTACGGTCTTATCACAATCTGGTCTGTTCCACCAAGTTGGACTATAGTGGATATTATTCTATAGTGTGGCCTTTTCTTACCTAGTCTTGAGAGAGACATGCTGGCCCCTCTCTGCATGCACAGCGGCATGAACTCCTGTGGCAGGGAGGGGTTAGCACAGACGGAAGCAAAGCTGGTGCTGGCGAGATGAGGATTCTGCTTCTCGTTTACACTGCTGCTCTCTGTCAGTTTTTGGAGCTTCTTCACTGATTCCAGTGAGAAAACAAAGTCGCCCTcctagagagaagagaagagaggagagagacacggTTAGAGATATCTGTGAGTCATATTGGGGACCAGGCCAATCATATAGATGCTTTACACATTCTATATGTGACAAGGATGCCCATAGAGTTGTAATGATAGCTTGCACCAAGTATGCGCTTTGTTAAAAAAATGCCACATTGAATTTTGTCTGTTAGCTACATAGCGAGGGTTAACAAAACATTTTTCCATTAGTTTACGATTTTTGCAAAGTCCAATTGAGTATGAGTTTGAATCTGACATTACTGCAGTTTAAAGTCTTCATATTATAATGCATTATAGTAAGGTAAATCTTGCTGTAAGAGGAGCCCTTACCTGTACTTTGACTTGGACGGCATGGGCTTCAGAGACCAGATAGAGAGCCAGGAGCACAAGAGCAATGGCGAGAATGGTTTTCATCTTGTATTTTGACAGGTTTGCTTTGAGCCTTTAGTCTTGCTGCTGTTGGTATCACCTCATTCTCTGCTCTCCATTCATCTCACTTCTGCCTTTTAAAGGGTTGACTTTCAACTCAGCTCAGCCTTGCTGGCCTGGGATTGGCTAAACTGCAAATGGGAGCAAAGTATTTCTCACGGTTGAATGAGTAGTGATTGTGGATTTTAAAAGGTCATAAAGGGGGATTCATAAATTCTCTCTGACCTCATCCACAGTGTGATGTTTTTATGGACCGTTACTTGATGCCTCCACTTACCACATTGGTTAACAAGTAATCCCTGTACAGTCACACAAACTGTCTTTATGCTGAATCTAGACAAACTTTGCAGTTTACACAAAATAATACTATTACACACACTTTTTTGGTGTCTGAAAAATATTTTTGTTACAATTTATCTGTTGTCTGCAAGGATGGTAAAACGATTATAAATGGTCCTTTGGGCTCCAAGAACATAATAACCTAAATAACATGAAATAACATCAATGAGCAG from Coregonus clupeaformis isolate EN_2021a chromosome 12, ASM2061545v1, whole genome shotgun sequence includes:
- the LOC121578559 gene encoding guanylin, which produces MKPLSVCLVLTSCILWGSLSVEIRDGERSYPLETVKALKELMDADAMVNPRLINTNMVSVCYNPVLPQAFYPVCQGKGAAMVFSRLVDAITSPDLCEICAHPACFGCLP
- the LOC121578558 gene encoding guanylin-like, whose protein sequence is MKTILAIALVLLALYLVSEAHAVQVKVQEGDFVFSLESVKKLQKLTESSSVNEKQNPHLASTSFASVCANPSLPQEFMPLCMQRGASMSLSRLAAMPIDICEICAFVACTGC